One Ostrea edulis chromosome 2, xbOstEdul1.1, whole genome shotgun sequence genomic region harbors:
- the LOC125680694 gene encoding protocadherin-11 X-linked-like, whose product MLTLRRDGSLRQRLDDYRRLNRYLLPSGEGEDQRCHCLADGAACTAGQTSGATPTTNRYDTDSGRTIILNSADNDYQINCCGFVSAWEVYITTTDGTLYAQVWRLVNSNWTLIGQNTFEIDSSHFNSLYTGQVPASQQISVNTGDYIGFTSSGTTIPSYRKTNSGTDTATENVIFSDSAAAVVGNTSVFSAYATFNIEFNIRATLSPGNSPAFSSLPATSSVNEETVVGTILITVIASDADPSDNLTYTLTSISPGSTSFNFDSASGNLTTLNTLTVGTAVFTFSVADLCGNTVTSTFTLTVTNQPPVFHNLPNTTEISEDLAVETELYVLTVTDPTVGDTVTCSLNSTNPTTNDLYLYYSVGRSTYTIYLRAQATLDYNTAREYLMNIDCTDTKDKVSSTFVVYVVKNEPPVMSNLPSSVSVSPTTITGTAIFTVSSTDKESAQLYYNMTCLPSSCPFKIFASGAILTETDVANVTEPGFDLYIYVYDGVNLVGPKVLTVQLIESELSSTSSSSSSDWLSTDAKYILVILTTFAGLATFVVIGFCILMIKHLWCSKAKTITKTKRFL is encoded by the exons atgttgaccttgagaaggGATGGTAGCCTTCGTCAGAGATTAGACGACTATCGCCGGCTGAATAGGTACCTCCTGCCTTCTGGGGAGGGGGAGGACCAGCGTTGTCACTGCCTGGCTG ATGGAGCGGCCTGTACAGCGGGTCAGACTTCCGGTGCCACACCTACAACGAATAGATACGACACAGATTCAG GAAGAACAATCATTTTGAATTCTGCTGACAATGACTACCAGATTAACTGCTGTGGTTTCGTGTCAGCATGGGAAGTATATATTACAACTACCGATGGTACATTGTATGCCCAAGTATGGCGATTGGTCAACAGTAACTGGACTCTGATTGGACAGAACACTTTCGAAATTGACT CCTCGCATTTCAACTCTTTATACACTGGTCAGGTTCCAGCATCACAACAAATATCCGTAAACACAGGCGACTATATCGGATT TACGTCCTCTGGCACCACTATACCATCCTACCGTAAAACTAATTCGGGCACAGATACTGCCACTGAGAATGTCATCTTCTCTGATTCAGCCGCAGCGGTAGTGGGAAACACTTCAGTATTTTCAGCATATGCTACAtttaatattgaattcaatattcGAGCTACTTTGTCACCAG GAAACAGTCCAGCATTCTCGTCTTTGCCCGCTACTTCCTCAGTAAACGAAGAAACTGTGGTGGGAACAATTTTAATCACCGTCATAGCATCGGACGCGGACCCGTCTGATAACCTTACATATACACTGACGTCAATAAGCCCCGGCTCCACGTCCTTCAACTTTGACTCTGCCTCAG GTAACTTGACCACTTTGAATACACTGACTGTCGGGacggctgtatttactttttctgTGGCGGACCTTTGTGGAAACACAGTCACCTCCACGTTTACTTTGACAGTTACAAACCAG CCTCCAGTTTTTCACAATCTTCCCAACACCACTGAGATCAGTGAGGATCTTGCGGTTGAGACGGAGTTGTACGTTTTGACCGTCACTGATCCGACAGTGGGAGACACAGTCACGTGTTCCTTGAACAGCACCAATCCAACTACAAATGACTTGTATCTGTATTACTCCGTAGGAAGATCAA CATATACAATTTACCTGCGAGCCCAAGCTACCCTTGATTACAATACCGCTAGAGAGTATTTGATGAACATAGATTGTACAGACACCAAGGATAAAGTGAGCAGCACTTTCGTTGTATACGTTGTCAAGAACGAACCACCCGTTATGTCAAATCTTCCATCAA GTGTTAGTGTCTCGCCAACTACAATCACAGGGACAGCCATTTTCACCGTATCGTCCACTGACAAAGAATCGGCCCAGTTGTATTACAACATGACATGTTTACCATCCTCATGTCCCTTCAAAATATTTGCTT CTGGAGCAATCCTCACAGAGACTGATGTTGCCAATGTTACAGAGCCAGGGTTTGActtgtacatatatgtgtacGATGGGGTGAACCTTGTGGGTCCAAAAGTGTTAACTGTACAGTTAATAG AGAGTGAATTGTCCTCCACATCATCATCGTCTTCGTCTGACTGGCTGAGTACAGACGCTAAATACATACTGGTGATCTTGACCACATTCGCTGGACTAGCTACGTTTGTCGTGATTGGGTTTTGTATCTTGATGATTAAGCACCTGTGGTGTTCTAAAGCCAAGACGATTACCAAAACCAAACGTTTTCTCTGA